The segment AGATCTTGGAGTAGGCGACGATTCCGTCATACTGCCAGTTCTCGCGACCTGCGGGTTCGTTCAGGTCAGCGGGATTCAGCCTCATGAGGAGGACGGCCGCCTTGGCTTTCTCTTCGAGCAGGTCTTGCGACTGGAGCAGGTCTTCCGGGATGACGTGGAAGACGGAGCCGAGAGTCACGTCGGCCGCTTTGATGCGGGTACCGGTCGGGTCGAGCGACAGGTACGAGCCCTTCTTCCACATGGTGTGGCGGAGGACGGTGTTGGGGTCGATCTTCGGTCCGAGGTCGCGGAAGATCACGACGCCGGGCAGGATGAAGGCCACGACGGCCCCGAACAGGCTGTTGCGGATGAGAGCGCGCCGACCGAAGCCGGACTCCTTGTTGCCGAGGGTGAAGACCTCGGCTGCCTTGGCACGCGTCGCGTCGGAGCCGCGCGTGAGGTGCCGCATCTCCGTGATCTCGCGGGCGGGCATGAGCGTCTTCGACCAGTGGACCGCGCCGATGCCGATCGACAGGAGACCGAGGGCGATACCGAGACCGAGGAAGAGGTTGTTGAGCCGGATCGAGCCGGTGTCACCCGGGGTGATCGGGAAGGCGATGTAGGCCGCGACGGCGAGCACGCTGAACACGACGCTCGCGAAGAAGAGGAAGGAGACCTGGCGCTCGGCCTTCTTCTCCTCCTTGGGGTCGAGGTCGGTGACGCGAAGACGGTGCGGCGGCTCGCCCGGGTTCTCGAAGGCGTCCGTCGTGACGACCGCGGTCCCTGCCGAGGTCTTCAGCGGCTCGCTCTTCTCGACAGCGGAGCCCGTTCCCGGGGTCTCGTCGTCGTGATCTGCCATGGTGTTGCCTTTCGGTGAGTCGAGGACTCGTGAGTGCGGGACTCGCGAGAAGTGGGGTTCTCGGTCTAGTTGGACTTCGCGGTCAGCCAGACCGTGATGGCGACGATGGCTCCGAGGCCGAAGATCCAGATGAAGAGACCTTCGGACACCGGGCCGAGGTTGCCGAGTTCGAATCCACCGGGCGAGGGGTTCTTCTCGAGGTACTTCAGGTAGGTGATGATGTCCGCTTTGTCCTGCGGGGTGATGTTCAGGTCGTTGAAGACCGGCATGTTCTGCGGGCCGGTGAGCATGGCCTCGTAGATGTGCTTGGAGGTGACGCCCTTGAGCGCGGGGGCGAACTTGCCGTCGGTCAGGGCTCCGCCGGCTCCGGCGACGTTGTGGCACATGGCGCAGTTGATGCGGAAGAGCTCGGCGCCCTTGGAGGCGTTGGCGTTGCCCTGGAGGTACTGGGCCTCGGGCTCCGACGGACCGGTTCCGAGCGAAGCGACGTACGCCGCCATGTCCTGGATCTGCTGGTCGGTGAACTGGACCGGCTTCTTGAGCGCCTGGGGGCCGTTGGCCGCGCCGGGCATGCGGCCCGTGCCGACCTGGAAGTCGACCGAAGCGGCGCCCACGCCGATGAGGCTCGGGCCGGCGGTGGTGCCGGAGCCGTTGACGTTGTGGCAGGTCGCGCAGTTCGCGGCGAAGAGCTTCTTACCCTCGTTGACGTTTGCCTGCGAGCTGCCCGAGCTCGTCTCGGCCGTCGCGGAGGAGGTGAACAGGGCGTACGCACCACCGGTGGTCAGGAGACCGACCAGGATGAGCGAGACGGTCGCGACGGGGGAGCGGCGGCCGACGGCTCGCTTCTTTTGTGTGCTGCTTCTCTTAGAGAACATGGGGAAGGGATCCAATGCCTATTTGAGGATGTAGATGACCAGGAACAGGCCGATCCAGACGACGTCGACGAAGTGCCAGTAGTAGGAGATGACGATGGCGCCGGTCGCCTCGCGGTGACCGAAGTTCTTGACCGCGTACGCGCGACCGATGATGAAGAGGAAGCAGATGAGACCACCCGTCACGTGAGCCGCGTGGAAGCCGGTCGTGAGGTAGAAGGCGGAACCGTAGGCGCTCGACTGGAGGGTGACGTGCTCGGCGATGAGGTTCGTGTACTCGTACATCTGCAGCGACACGAACGTCGCACCCATGGCGTAGGTGAGGAAGAACCATTCGACGAGGCCCCACTTGCTGACCTGGAAGAGGGAGCCGGTGCGCTTGCCCTGCATCCGCTCCGCGGCGAAGACGCCGAACTGGCAGGTCACGCTGGACAGCACCAGGGTGATGGTGTTGAAGGCCGCGAACGGGACGTCGAGCTTGCCGGTCTCGCTGGCCCAGAGCTCGGGAGACGTGCTGCGGAGGGTGAAGTAGATCGCGAACAGACCCGCGAAGAACATCACCTCGCTGCCGAGCCAGACGATCGTTCCGACGGCAGCGGTGCTGGGCCGATTGACGACCGGCCCGCCTGAGGGTCTCGAGAGAGAGGTACTTGTCACGGGTCCATTATGGACGATAAACCGCGCCACGTTTCGCCCCGACAGACTGCCAGTGTCGACATCGAGATATCTGAGAAGACCTGCTTAGTAGGCTGGGAGTCATGTCGAACGAGCTGACCTGGCCGAGCATCCTGGATTCCCTGCTGGGGGGTACGGACCTCTCGATCTCCGAGGCCACCTGGGCCATGGAGCAGGTGATGATCGGCCGTGCGACGGACGCCCAGCTGGCCGCGTTCCTCATCGCGCTGCGGGCCAAGGGCGAGACGGTCGACGAGATCGTCGGCTTCCGCGACGCCATCCTCGCGCAGGCGCTCCCGCTGCCCGTCGACTCGATGGGAGTCGACATCGTGGGTACCGGGGGAGACCGTTTCGGCACCGTGAACGTCTCCACCATGGCGTCGGTCGTCGTGGCCGCGGCGGGCGTGCCCGTGATCAAGCACGGCAACCGCGCGGCGAGCTCGGCCTCCGGGTCGAGCGACGTCCTGGCGGCGCTGGGGGTCGACCTGACCCGCGATCCCGCGCGCGTCGCGGAAGTGCTCGGCGAGGTCGGCATCACGTTCGCCTTCGCCGCGGCCTTCCACCCCGGATTCGCCCATGCGGCCGCGACCCGCCGTGAGATCGGCGTCCCCACCGTCTTCAACTTCCTGGGTCCGCTCACGAACCCGGCCCGCCCCGAGGCCAGCGCCGTGGGGGTCGCGAACCTCGAGAAGGTCGGCCTCGTCGTCGGCGTGTTCCAGACCCGCGGCGCCACCGCGCTCGTCTTCCGCGGCGACGATGGTCTCGACGAGTTGACGACCACCGGCCATAGTCACATCTGGGAGGTCACCGGCGGCTCGGTCACCGAGCACGACCTCGATCCGCTGGAGCTCGGCCTCGCCAGGGCGTCCATCTCCGATCTCCTCGGGGGAGACGCGGCCCACAACGCCGAGGTCGCCCGGCGGACCCTCGCCGGCGAGACGGGTGCGGTCCGCGACATCGTGCTGCTGAACGCGGCGGCCGGACTCGTCTCGTTCCGCCTCGCCGCGGATCCTGCGCAGCGCGAGCGCCCCATCGTCGCCCGGTTCCGGGAGCAGCTCGAGGTGGCCGCCCGGACGATCGACTCGGGGGCCGCCACGGCGAAGCTCGACCAGTGGGTGGCCGCGACCCGCGCCTGACAGGCGGGCGCCACGAGACGGCGAAAGGCCCGGCAGGATCATCCTGCCGGGCCTTCGCCTGTCGCCTACCGCGTCAGTTGACGTCGTCGTCGACCCAGTCGAAGGTCTTCGTGACGGCCTTCTTCCAGAGCCTGAGCTGACGGTCGACCTCGGCCTGGTCGAGCGAGGGCGTCCAGCGGGCGCTCTCCTGCCAGTTCTGACGGAGGTCGTCGAGGTTCGCCCAGAAGCCGACGGCCAGGCCGGCGGCGTAGGCGGCGCCGAGCGCCGTCGTCTCCGCGACGACGGGCCGCACCACGGGCACGCCGAGGATGTCGGCTTGGAACTGCATGAGGACGCTGTTCGCGGTCATGCCGCCGTCGACCTTCAGCTCGGTCAGGTCGACGCCGGAGTCGGCATTCACCGCGTCGAGGACCTCGCGGGTCTGGTAGGCCGTCGCCTCGAGGGCCGCGCGGGCGATGTGACCCTTGTTGACGTACCGCGTGAGTCCCACGAGGGCGCCGCGCGCGTCGGAGCGCCAGTAGGGGGCGAACAGTCCGGAGAACGCCGGGACGAAGTAGGCGCCGCCGTTGTCCTCCACCGTCGCCGCGAGCGTCTCGATCTCGGGGGCCGAGGAGATGATGCCGAGGTTGTCCCGGAGCCACTGCACGAGCGAGCCCGTGACGGCGATGGAGCCCTCGAGCGCGTAGTGCGTCGGACCGTCGCCCAGCTTGTAGCCGATGGTCGTCAGCAGGCCGTTCTCGCTCCGGACCTTCTCGGTGCCCGTGTTGAAGATGAGGAAGTTACCCGTGCCGTACGTGTTCTTCGACTCGCCCTTGTCGAACGCGGCCTGGCCGAACGTGGCGGCCTGCTGGTCGCCGAGGATACCGGCGATCGGGACCTCGCGGAGGAGGCTCGAGTCGGAGACGTAGCCGTAGACCTCGGACGACGACTTGACCTCGGGGAGCATCGACTTCGGCACGCCGAAGACGTCGAGGATGTCCTGGCGCCACTCGAGGGTCTCGAGGTCGAGGAAGAGGGTGCGCGAGGCGTTGGTGACGTCGGTCACGTGGACGCCGCCGTTCAAGCCGCCGGTGAGGTTCCAGAGGACCCAGGTGTCGGTCGTGCCGAAGAGCAGGTCGCCGGCGTCCGCCTTGGCGCGCGCGCCCTCGACGTTCTCCAGGATCCAGACGATCTTCGTGCCGGCGAAGTAGGTGCTGAGGGGGAGGCCGACGATGTCCTTGAAGCGCTCGACGCCGCCGTCCGCGGCGAAGCGGTCGACGATCTCCTGCGTGCGGGTGTCCTGCCAGACGATCGCGTTGTAGACGGGCTCGCCGGTGTTCTTGTCCCACACGACAGCGGTCTCGCGCTGGTTGGTGATGCCGACGGCCTTGATGTTGTGGCGCGTGATGTTGGCGCGCGAGAGAGCCTGGCCGATGACCTCGCGGGTGTTCTCCCAGATCTCCTTGGGGTTGTGCTCGACCCAGCCCGCCTTCGGGAAGATCTGCTCGTGCTCCATCTGACCGGTCGACACGATCGACCCGGAGTGATCGAAGACGATCGCTCGGGTGCTCGTGGTTCCCTGGTCGATCGCGAGGATGTACTCGTCGTCGCTCACGGTGGTGCTCCTTCTTCGTTGAATGGTTCGTTACCGGTGCTTGCGGGCGTGCCGACCCGGGCGGCTCACGCGAGGCGGAGCCGCTCGGGCCCGCGCTTACGCGAGGGGGAGAAGCGGGTAGGACAGCAGAGCGGCCAGGACGCCGCCGACGAGGGGTCCTGCGACCGGGACCCAGGCGTAGCCCCAGTCGCTGCCGCCCTTGCCCTTGATCGGGAGGATGGCGTGCGCGATGCGCGGGCCGAGGTCACGGGCGGGGTTGATGGCGTAGCCGGTGGGGCCACCGAGCGAGGCGCCGATCGCGATCACGAGGAAGGCGACGGGGATCGCGCCGAGCGCGGCGGGGGTCTTGCCGTTGGTGAAGGCGATGATCACGAACACCAGGACGAAGGTGCCGATGACCTCGGTGACGAAGTTCCAGGCGTAGTTGCGGATCGCAGGGCCCGTGGAGAAGACGCCGAGCTTGGCGGCGGGCTCCGGCTCCTCGTCGAAGTGGTTCTTGTAGGCCAGCCACACGAGCACGGCGCCGATGAAGGCGCCGATCAGCTGGGCGATCACGTAGACGAAGAACTCGCCGATCGTGATCTTGTTGAGGACCAGCATCGCGATGCTGACGGCCGGGTTGAGGTGGGCTCCCGAGGAGTACGAGACGGTGACACCGGCGAAGACCGCGAGGCCCCAGCCGAAGTTGACCATCAGGGTTCCGCCGTTGAAGCCCTTGCTCTTGGTGAGAGCAACGTTGGCGACCACACCTCCACCGAGGAGGAGCAGCATCGCCGTTCCCACCGTTTCCGAGAGGAAAATTGTTCCGAGAGACACGTCGACCTTCCTTAGTCGCTAGAGGCGGAGGTCGCAGAACGCGGCTCCGCAGTGAGCGTGTGTCAACACCATAGTGGTGCGGCAACAATTTGCGACAGATGTCCGAACGGTTTGTTTCGTGTCTATCTCTGCCCGTTGTCGGGGCGCTATTTTGAGAGCACACGTCACGGTCGACGCGTGTCAGCGGCGACCGGGCACCGAGCGAGGAGGCCTTCGATGAAGAAGCTCATCAACGATCCCAAGAACGTCGTCGACGAATCGGTGGAGGGCTTCGGACTGGCCCACCCCGACCTCGTCCGCGTCACGCCCGACCCGCTCTTCGTCGCCCGCGCCGGCGGCGCCGAGCAGGGCAGGGTCGGTATCGTCAGCGGCGGCGGATCCGGGCACGAGCCGCTCCACGCGGGTTTCGTCGGGTTCGGGATGCTCTCGGCCGCGGTTCCCGGTCCGGTCTTCACCTCGCCGACCCCCGACCCGATCGTCGCGGCCACCGTCGCCAGCGACGGCGGCGCCGGCGTGCTCCACATCGTCAAGAACTACACGGGCGACGTGCTGAACTTCGAGACGGCGGCCGACCTCGCCGACGCCGAGGGCGTCCGGGTGGTCTCCGTGATCGTCGACGACGACGTCGCGGTCAAGGACAGCCTCTACACGGCGGGCCGCCGCGGCGTGGCCGGCACGGTCGTCGTCGAGAAGGTGGCAGGAGCCGCGGCCCAGCGCGGTGACGACCTCGACGAGGTCGCGCGCATCGCCACGAAGGCCAACTCCGTGACGCGGTCGATGGGCGTCGCGCTGGCCGCCGGCATCGTGCCGCACGCCGGCGAGCCGAGCTTCACGCTGGCCGAGGACGAGATCGAGATCGGGATCGGCATCCACGGGGAGCCGGGCCGGGAGCGGATCGCGCTCGAGCCGGTCGACCGGATCGTGGACCGGATCCTGGCGCCCATCCTGGAGGACCTCCCCTTCTCGTCGGGCGACAAGGTGCTCCTCTTCGTGAACGGCATGGGCGGCACGCCGCTCGTGGAGCTGTACATCGTCTTCCGCCGCGCCTCCCAGATCTTCGCCGAGAAGGGCATCGAGGTCACGCGTACGCTGGTGGGCGACTACGTCACCTCGCTCGAGATGCAGGGGGCCTCGATCACCGTGACGAAGCTCGACGACGAGCTCACCGAGCTGTGGGACGCACCCGTCGAGACCGCGGCGCTCCGCTGGGGGCGCTGACCGTGACGCCGATCCGCCGCGAGCACCAGAACAGCAGCGCCGACGAGAGGAACACCGCAGCATGAATTTGGGCATCTCCTGGGTCACCGCCTGGGTCGAGGACACCGTCGAGGTCGTCTCGAAGAACCGCGTCCGGCTGATCGAGCTCGATCGCGAGATCGGCGACGGCGACCACGGCGAGAACCTCGACCGCGGCTTCACCGCCGTGAAGGCGAAGTTCGCCGCCCTCGACCCGGCCTCGACGCCCGGGGCGGCTCTGAAGCTCGTCGCGACGACCCTCATCTCGACGGTCGGAGGCGCCTCCGGCCCCCTGCTCGGCACCGCCTACCTCAAGGGTGCGCAGGCCGTCGGCGACGCGACCGAGCTCGACTCCGACGCAGTCGTGGCGCTGCTGACGGCCGCGCGCGACGGCGTGGTCCTCCGCGGGAAGGCGGCGGTCGGCGACAAGACGATGATCGACGCCTGGACCCCCGCGGTCGACGCGGCGGCGTCGGCCGCGGCGGGCGGCGCCTCACCGGCGGCCGTCCTCCGGGCCGCGGCGGACGCGGCAGCCGAGGGTGCCGTCTCGACGGAGCCGCTGGTCGCTCACAAGGGTCGCGCCAGCTACCTGGGCGACCGGGCCATCGGGCACCGCGACCCGGGCGCCGAGTCGTCCTCTCTCATCCTCGCGGCCGCGGCCGACGCGGCCGAAGCAACGGAAGGTCAGTCATGACTGCACAGGTCGGAATCGTCGTCGTCTCGCACAGCGCGAAGATCGCGGAGGGCGTCGTCGAGCTCGCGGGTCAGATGGCCCCCACGGTCACCTTTCGGGCGGCCGGCGGCACGGACGACGGCGGGATCGGGACGAGCTTCGACGCGATCGCCGCGGCGATCTCCGGGGCCCAGAGCGGCAAGGGCGTCGTCGTCCTCTGCGACCTCGGCTCGGCGATCCTGACCGCGGAGACGGCCGTCGACTTCCTCGACGACGCCGAGAAGGCCCTCGTCGTGATCGCCGACGCGCCCGTCGTCGAGGGCACCGTCGCGGCCGCCGTGGCCGCGGAGACGGGCGGAACGCTGGCCGAGGTGGCCGCCGCCGCTCGCACCGCGTCCGGCGTCGCCGATCCGCACGCCGACGAGCGCGACCTGAGCCGGAGCGAGATCAAGGAGGCCGTGGAGCGCTCCGCGGTCCTCGTCAACCCGTCGGGTCTCCACGCCCGACCGGCCGCGGAGCTCGTCAAGCACGCCTCGCAGTTCTCGTCGAGCGTCCAGGTCAACGGCGTGGACGCCAAGAGCCTCCTGCGCATCATGGGCCTCGGCCTGGCCCAGGGCTCGACCGTGAGCCTCGTCGCCAGCGGGCCCGACGCCCACGAGGCGGTCGACGCCCTGATCACCCTCATCGAGAGCGGATTCGGCGAGGTCTGAGTCGTCGCGCGGGGTCAGAGTCGTCGCGCGGGGTCAGGTGCCGTCGACGTACAACCAGCGCCCGGCCTCGCGCACGAACCGGCTCGTCTCCTGTTGGAGATTCGCGCCTCCCGCGTCCCGGTAGTGCGCGGTGAAGCGGACGACGCCGCGCACGTCGAAGGGGCCGCCCTCGGCCGTCGACTCGACGTCGAGACGGAACCAGCGGACGTCCCGATCGAGGTCGAGCGCCTCGGGCCTCGTGGAGGGGTGCCACGACGCGAGCAGGTACGCCTCGTCGGAGGTGGCGAAGGCCGTGAACCGGGAGCGCATGAGCCGCTCCGCCGTCGGAGCGACGGCCTCGCCACGGAGCAGCGGACCGCAGCACTCGCCGTAGACCAGGCCGCTCAGGCAGGGGCAGCGCGCGTCGTCGGCCGGGGGAGCGGAGCTCGTGCGAGCGGGCGGCGGGGGAGGCGTCACGACTCAGCCCGCCTCGAGAGGCCCGGGGACTCCGGGGATCTCGGCGAGGAATCGCGCTCGATCGGTCTCGCCGAGGAACGACGCCTCGAACGAGTTCCGGGCCAGGAGGTCGAGCTCCGAGTCGGTCAGGGCCAGCGCCTCGGTCACGGCGCGGACGTTGTCGTCGTGGTAGCCGCCGAAGTAGGCGGGGTCGTCGCTGTTGAGCGTGACGAGGAGCCCTTCGTCGAGCATCCTGCGGAGAGGGTGGTCGGCGAGGTCGGGCGGTGCCGTCTTGAGCGCGAGATTCGACAGCGGGCAGACCGTCAGCGGGATCCGCTCGTCGCGGAGGCGCGCCACCAGGTCGGGATCCTCGAGCGCGCGGTTGCCGTGGTCGATGCGCTCCACGTGAAGCAGGTCGAGGGCGTCGCGGACGTTCTCGGGGCCGCCCTCCTCGCCGGCGTGCGCGACGCGACGGAGCCCCTCCGACCGGGCGATGCCGAACGCCTCCGCATAGAGCGCGGGCGGGTAGCCGACCTCGGTCGAGTCGAGCCCGACTCCGACGAATCGGTCGCGGAACGGCATCGCCGCGCGGAGCGTCTCGACGGCGGCGTCGCCCCCGAGATCGCGGAGGAAGCAGAGGATGAGGTCGGCCGAGAGGCCGAGATCGCGGCGTGCCTCGTCGACGGCCGCCCCGAAGCCCGCGAAGACGACCTCCAGCGGGATACCGTTGCCCAGGTGCGTCTGCGGGTCGAAGAACATCTCCGTGTGGCGCACGCCCGCCAGGGCGGCCCGCTTCAGGTAGGCCGCCGCGAGGTCGTGGAAGTCCTCCTCCGTCCGCAGGGCGCCGAGGTTCTCGTAGTAGAGGTCGAGGAACGACTGGAGATCGTCGAAGGCGTAGCGGGAGCGGAGCTCGTCGACGTCCCAGCTCGGCGGGGTCACACCGTTCCGCCGCGCGATGTCGACGAACTGCTCCACCTCGAAGGTGCCCTCGAGGTGGACGTGGAGTTCGGCGAAAGGTCTCACGGGCACCTCGGTTATCTGCGGTAGGGCGTAGTTTCGTCAGAACGATACCAAGGAGGACCCATGCGGATTTTCGCACTCGTCGTAGCGGCCGCCGTCACGGTGGCGAGCGTCGTCGGCGGTCGGCGCACCGCGAAGGCGGCCAAGCAGGAGGCGCACGCCGTCGAGGCCAAGCGCATCGCGCTCGCCTCGGGGCGGAAGCACGCCGGCCGGGTCGAGGTGCCCAAGCTGCCGAAGATCACGCGGGCGCGCATCCGGCTGTAGCCGAGGCTCCTGCGATCGCTCAGGCGAGCTGGGTGCGCAGGAAGCCGACGACCCGCTCGCGGGCCTCGAGCGCAGGATGCCCGGGGGTCTCCCGCACCTCGTGCGTGAGCACGGAGTGCGCACCGCGCGAGAAGCCGGCCGCGTTGCCGGGGGAGGAGTCGAGCCGGATCACCTCGAAGGCGTCTCCGAGCCGGGCCTTGAGGGTGTCGAAGCGCACTTCCGGGACGGAGCGGTCCTCGGAGAAGCGCAAGCCCAAGGCGCAGAACCCCTGCGTCGCCGCGCGCTCCTCGACGCGGGCGAGTTCGGCGTTCGACAGCCCCGGGTCGGCCCGGCGGGCGGCGCCGAGCGGGAACGGGACGGCGGGCTGGCTGAGGACCGACGCGAGAACCGAGTCGTCGACGGCCGTGGCGAGAGCGAAGCCGCCGGTGAAGCACATGCCGATGACGCCGACGCCGCGGCCGGGTGTCCGGGCCGCGACATCCGCGGCCACCGCCCGGAGGAACGCGGTGATGGGCCGTTTGGCGTCGACCGCGAAGGCGCGGAACTCCGACGCGACGCAGAGACGCGCGACGGTGCTCAGGAGGTACCCGGTGCTCGGCTCGCGCCCCGGCACGCCGAACGGCGAGGGGACGACGACCGTGAAGCCCTCGTCGACGAGGTGGTCGGCGAGACCGAGGACCTCCGGCGTGATGCCCGGCACCTCCGGGATCAGGACGACCCCTGGCCCCGACCCCTTCTCGAAGCAGTCGTACGTCAGCGATCCGCCGGTGAAGGGGGTGCGCGTCCAGCCGGTCAGGGTGGAGGAGGGAGCCGAATCGGTCATGGGGACAGTGTGCTCGCCTCTAGGCTTAGAGGCATGTCCAAGGTCT is part of the Frondihabitans sp. 762G35 genome and harbors:
- a CDS encoding adenosine deaminase, producing the protein MRPFAELHVHLEGTFEVEQFVDIARRNGVTPPSWDVDELRSRYAFDDLQSFLDLYYENLGALRTEEDFHDLAAAYLKRAALAGVRHTEMFFDPQTHLGNGIPLEVVFAGFGAAVDEARRDLGLSADLILCFLRDLGGDAAVETLRAAMPFRDRFVGVGLDSTEVGYPPALYAEAFGIARSEGLRRVAHAGEEGGPENVRDALDLLHVERIDHGNRALEDPDLVARLRDERIPLTVCPLSNLALKTAPPDLADHPLRRMLDEGLLVTLNSDDPAYFGGYHDDNVRAVTEALALTDSELDLLARNSFEASFLGETDRARFLAEIPGVPGPLEAG
- the glpK gene encoding glycerol kinase GlpK, whose amino-acid sequence is MSDDEYILAIDQGTTSTRAIVFDHSGSIVSTGQMEHEQIFPKAGWVEHNPKEIWENTREVIGQALSRANITRHNIKAVGITNQRETAVVWDKNTGEPVYNAIVWQDTRTQEIVDRFAADGGVERFKDIVGLPLSTYFAGTKIVWILENVEGARAKADAGDLLFGTTDTWVLWNLTGGLNGGVHVTDVTNASRTLFLDLETLEWRQDILDVFGVPKSMLPEVKSSSEVYGYVSDSSLLREVPIAGILGDQQAATFGQAAFDKGESKNTYGTGNFLIFNTGTEKVRSENGLLTTIGYKLGDGPTHYALEGSIAVTGSLVQWLRDNLGIISSAPEIETLAATVEDNGGAYFVPAFSGLFAPYWRSDARGALVGLTRYVNKGHIARAALEATAYQTREVLDAVNADSGVDLTELKVDGGMTANSVLMQFQADILGVPVVRPVVAETTALGAAYAAGLAVGFWANLDDLRQNWQESARWTPSLDQAEVDRQLRLWKKAVTKTFDWVDDDVN
- the dhaK gene encoding dihydroxyacetone kinase subunit DhaK, yielding MKKLINDPKNVVDESVEGFGLAHPDLVRVTPDPLFVARAGGAEQGRVGIVSGGGSGHEPLHAGFVGFGMLSAAVPGPVFTSPTPDPIVAATVASDGGAGVLHIVKNYTGDVLNFETAADLADAEGVRVVSVIVDDDVAVKDSLYTAGRRGVAGTVVVEKVAGAAAQRGDDLDEVARIATKANSVTRSMGVALAAGIVPHAGEPSFTLAEDEIEIGIGIHGEPGRERIALEPVDRIVDRILAPILEDLPFSSGDKVLLFVNGMGGTPLVELYIVFRRASQIFAEKGIEVTRTLVGDYVTSLEMQGASITVTKLDDELTELWDAPVETAALRWGR
- the trpD gene encoding anthranilate phosphoribosyltransferase translates to MSNELTWPSILDSLLGGTDLSISEATWAMEQVMIGRATDAQLAAFLIALRAKGETVDEIVGFRDAILAQALPLPVDSMGVDIVGTGGDRFGTVNVSTMASVVVAAAGVPVIKHGNRAASSASGSSDVLAALGVDLTRDPARVAEVLGEVGITFAFAAAFHPGFAHAAATRREIGVPTVFNFLGPLTNPARPEASAVGVANLEKVGLVVGVFQTRGATALVFRGDDGLDELTTTGHSHIWEVTGGSVTEHDLDPLELGLARASISDLLGGDAAHNAEVARRTLAGETGAVRDIVLLNAAAGLVSFRLAADPAQRERPIVARFREQLEVAARTIDSGAATAKLDQWVAATRA
- the ctaE gene encoding aa3-type cytochrome oxidase subunit III translates to MTSTSLSRPSGGPVVNRPSTAAVGTIVWLGSEVMFFAGLFAIYFTLRSTSPELWASETGKLDVPFAAFNTITLVLSSVTCQFGVFAAERMQGKRTGSLFQVSKWGLVEWFFLTYAMGATFVSLQMYEYTNLIAEHVTLQSSAYGSAFYLTTGFHAAHVTGGLICFLFIIGRAYAVKNFGHREATGAIVISYYWHFVDVVWIGLFLVIYILK
- a CDS encoding MIP/aquaporin family protein, with product MLLLLGGGVVANVALTKSKGFNGGTLMVNFGWGLAVFAGVTVSYSSGAHLNPAVSIAMLVLNKITIGEFFVYVIAQLIGAFIGAVLVWLAYKNHFDEEPEPAAKLGVFSTGPAIRNYAWNFVTEVIGTFVLVFVIIAFTNGKTPAALGAIPVAFLVIAIGASLGGPTGYAINPARDLGPRIAHAILPIKGKGGSDWGYAWVPVAGPLVGGVLAALLSYPLLPLA
- a CDS encoding dienelactone hydrolase family protein, whose amino-acid sequence is MTDSAPSSTLTGWTRTPFTGGSLTYDCFEKGSGPGVVLIPEVPGITPEVLGLADHLVDEGFTVVVPSPFGVPGREPSTGYLLSTVARLCVASEFRAFAVDAKRPITAFLRAVAADVAARTPGRGVGVIGMCFTGGFALATAVDDSVLASVLSQPAVPFPLGAARRADPGLSNAELARVEERAATQGFCALGLRFSEDRSVPEVRFDTLKARLGDAFEVIRLDSSPGNAAGFSRGAHSVLTHEVRETPGHPALEARERVVGFLRTQLA
- the qcrA gene encoding cytochrome bc1 complex Rieske iron-sulfur subunit — encoded protein: MADHDDETPGTGSAVEKSEPLKTSAGTAVVTTDAFENPGEPPHRLRVTDLDPKEEKKAERQVSFLFFASVVFSVLAVAAYIAFPITPGDTGSIRLNNLFLGLGIALGLLSIGIGAVHWSKTLMPAREITEMRHLTRGSDATRAKAAEVFTLGNKESGFGRRALIRNSLFGAVVAFILPGVVIFRDLGPKIDPNTVLRHTMWKKGSYLSLDPTGTRIKAADVTLGSVFHVIPEDLLQSQDLLEEKAKAAVLLMRLNPADLNEPAGRENWQYDGIVAYSKICTHVGCPVALYEQQTHHLLCPCHQSTFDVTNNCHVIFGPASRPLPQLPITVDSEGYLVAQSDFHEPVGPSFWERDR
- a CDS encoding YchJ family protein codes for the protein MTPPPPPARTSSAPPADDARCPCLSGLVYGECCGPLLRGEAVAPTAERLMRSRFTAFATSDEAYLLASWHPSTRPEALDLDRDVRWFRLDVESTAEGGPFDVRGVVRFTAHYRDAGGANLQQETSRFVREAGRWLYVDGT
- the dhaM gene encoding dihydroxyacetone kinase phosphoryl donor subunit DhaM, which gives rise to MTAQVGIVVVSHSAKIAEGVVELAGQMAPTVTFRAAGGTDDGGIGTSFDAIAAAISGAQSGKGVVVLCDLGSAILTAETAVDFLDDAEKALVVIADAPVVEGTVAAAVAAETGGTLAEVAAAARTASGVADPHADERDLSRSEIKEAVERSAVLVNPSGLHARPAAELVKHASQFSSSVQVNGVDAKSLLRIMGLGLAQGSTVSLVASGPDAHEAVDALITLIESGFGEV
- the dhaL gene encoding dihydroxyacetone kinase subunit DhaL translates to MNLGISWVTAWVEDTVEVVSKNRVRLIELDREIGDGDHGENLDRGFTAVKAKFAALDPASTPGAALKLVATTLISTVGGASGPLLGTAYLKGAQAVGDATELDSDAVVALLTAARDGVVLRGKAAVGDKTMIDAWTPAVDAAASAAAGGASPAAVLRAAADAAAEGAVSTEPLVAHKGRASYLGDRAIGHRDPGAESSSLILAAAADAAEATEGQS
- the qcrC gene encoding cytochrome bc1 complex diheme cytochrome c subunit, producing MFSKRSSTQKKRAVGRRSPVATVSLILVGLLTTGGAYALFTSSATAETSSGSSQANVNEGKKLFAANCATCHNVNGSGTTAGPSLIGVGAASVDFQVGTGRMPGAANGPQALKKPVQFTDQQIQDMAAYVASLGTGPSEPEAQYLQGNANASKGAELFRINCAMCHNVAGAGGALTDGKFAPALKGVTSKHIYEAMLTGPQNMPVFNDLNITPQDKADIITYLKYLEKNPSPGGFELGNLGPVSEGLFIWIFGLGAIVAITVWLTAKSN